GTACGCGCTCGTAGGATCCTTCGCCGCCTCGAGGACATCGGATTGGATCGGCCGCCGCGTGACCGTCGTGTTCGCGGCCACCATCTTCTTCACCGGCTCTTTGCTCATGGGCTTCGCCGTCAACTACGCCATGCTCATGGTCGGCCGCTTCGTGACGGGCATCGGCGTGGGCTACGCGATCATGGTGGCGCCCGTGTACACGGCCGAGGTGTCCCCGGCGTCGGCCCGTGGCTTCCTCACGTCCTTCACGGAGGtgttcatcaacttcggcatcCTCCTCGGCTACGTCTCCAACTACGCCTTCGcgcgcctcccgctccgcctcgGGTGGCGCGTCATGCTCGGCATCGGCGCGGCCCCGTCGGCCCTGCTCGCGCTCATGGTGTTCGGCATGCCGGAATCGCCCCGGTGGCTCGTCATGAAAGGCAGACTCGCGGACGCCAAGGTCGTCCTGGACAAGACCTCTGACACGCCAGAGGAGGCCGCGGAGCGCCTTGCCGACATCAAGGCCGCGGCCGGCATCCCCAAGGACATGGACGGGGACGTGGTCACCGTTCCCAAGAAGAGCGGCGAAGAGGAGAAGCGGGTGTGGAAGGAGCTCCTCCTGTCGCCGAGCCCGGCCATGCGGCGCATACTGCTCGCCGCGCTCGGCATCCATTTCTTCCAGCAGGCGACGGGCTCGGACTCGGTGGTGCTCTACAGCCCGCGGGTGTTCAAGAGCGCCGGCATCGCGGACGACGACCACCTCCTGGGCGTCACCTGCGCCGTGGGGGTCACCAAGACGCTCTTCATCCTCGTGGCCACTTTCCTCCTGGACCGCGTCGGCCGGCGCCCGCTGCTGCTGACCAGCACGGCCGGCATGCTCGTCGCACTCGTGGGCCTCGCCACGGGGCTCACCGTCGTGGGCCGGCACCCGGGCGACAAGATCCCGTGGGCCATCGCGCTGTGCGTCCTGTCCGTCCTGGCCTACGtgtccttcttctccgtcgGCCTTGGCCCCATCACGTCCGTGTACACCGCGGAGGTCTTCCCGCTGCGGGTGCGCGCGCTGGGATTCGCCGTCGGCGCGGCGTGCAACCGCGTGACCAGCGCCGCCGTGTCCATGTCCTTCCTGTCGCTGTCCAAGGCCATCACCATCGGCGGCAGCTTCTTCCTCTACGCCGGCATCACCGCAATCGGGGTTGcgttcttcttcgtcttcatccCGGAGACGCGCGGGCAGCCGCTAGAGGACATTGGGAAGCTCTTCGGCATGACGGACACGGCGGTCGTCGAGAAAGCAGAAGACACCGCCGCGAAAGACAAGGCCAATGTGGAGATGAGCTAGCTCGATTCGATTTCAAACTGTTGCTGATGCACCAGAGCTGAAGTACGTGTCAATATTCGCCTCACAGGGACGCTGCAGAAACAACATAGCGAGTTTTCAAAACCGTTTTAAGTCTACAAGAATACGGTAAGAGTTGTACAGAACAGAGTACGGATTTTGTGCGCTGGAGGTAGGTCATGATCGAGATCAGGACAATCCACGATCTTAATATATGTGGCAGGTTTCGAAAGGTGTTTTTATGCATTTATACAACGGGTCGTATAGGTATGAAATGGCGCCAGTAGAGCAATACTTGTCCGAATGTAGAGTCAGCACGATCTGAAAATCCGTCGTACTCGCAATGAAGCATGCGTAGGGTCCAAAGTCGGTGAGCAGGCGTTTCCCGAGAGCAACAGGGCATTTCCCAACTAAAGTGTTTTGTACGTCTATTTTTCCTTCCAAGctgctgatttttttcttcgacAAAGCAATTCTTCAtgtctcttcttttccttttccgaTTGTTAGCGGGAGACAGCAACAGCGTGGAGGTAACGCCGCCCATGGAGGTGATTAGGGGGTATAGTTAATGCAGTTCAATTCCCTGCCAGATATCTGAAAGGGCTCGGCGGAAGACATACCATGATGACTCCTGTATGGATAGTACAAATGATGGCTTGACCTTGCAGCATCGCCGCATTCTCTCCCATCTCGAAAGTGCGGGAAATCACTATATCTAACACATGGGACCAGATATTAGGCTTCTCACGTCGAAAAATCTCCTCCTCGAGTCGGCGGCAGCTATGAACATTGTGGTACGGAGGTGGGTTAGTGCTCGCCATCACCGCCTCCCGCACGGATCTAAACACCTACTAGCCGCATCACTGCTGCCGTCCGCCGTCGTTCTAGGGTTCTGGTCAGGCTAGGTCGGGATTTGGGTGAGGTGGGTGAGAGTAAAAGAGAACCGGCTGGCCACACATGAAATGTTGAGTACActggcccacctgtcatctaACGCCtcgccccacctgtcatctaACGCCTCGCCCCACCTGTCATATCCTTTGCCTCCACCTGTCATCCTTTGCCTCAGCCCACCCGTCATCCTTTGTCTCGTCCCTAGCTGTCATCTTTTCCTTGGCCCACCTGTCACGTCCGCCCCGCTACTGTTGTTGCCTCGGCGCCCCACCTATCAGTAGCGATACACGCCCCCACCTATCATGCCACGCCTTGGCCCGCATGTAAGGACAGTAGACCCGTTAAGCACTGCCCGCTTGAGCTGCATCCTCGCAGCCCCACACGTCAGAACGCCCCACcagccccacctgtcagggtaCACTGCGGCCCATCGGCCAGAATCAAACGGTCAATGAGCCATGAACATTCGCAGGTGATCCGTGATGACATTTACGAGGAATCGTCAAAGGAGGAAGTGTAGATTAGAGCAACATTTTGTGACTTGGACAGAACTTATCACAACTAAGCAATCGAGGGCAAAGATATAAAAATCCCAAGAAAGGAATCAAATCTGTAGAGAAAACGATTGATCCGTGGTGCTTATGTCTCCTAGTGTCGAATCTTTCTCCAGGATTCAAAAGCAACCAGTGAAGATTTGAACCGTAGTTTTTCTCGAACTACCAGGGTCCCGTGAACTGTCTTCTCTTCTAAGTATCACTCTTTTGAAGGTGCTATGAACGTTTGTTATAGTTTTTATCCGGCTTTCCGTTAATTAATTGGACCATTTGATTTCTCCTTAATTAATGTATTGAGTCTTCAggtacctgcaaaaaaaaatatagtccCCCaaccggaattacttgtcgaaatattacgtgtatctggacactttttaaacataaatacatccatattagagcaaatttaagacaattaatatattttttgagaaacacagtacaaatgCAGACGTTCACAATACGCGtgtacactcacccctatgaacgcacacacgcacacactacccctatgagcacctccgaaaaACAAAGCATAGCGCCGGTTAAATTCTGGAATAACACAAGGAAATATATGACACCCATGTCAAATCTAGAACTTGAACCTGcatgggctggttccaccacaaggaaccaaaccacctgagttaggctcagttcacataagacaattaatattgGTCGAAGGGAGTATCGAGTATTCCAACTCtggttagaaaaaaaaaggagataaCGCCATCGCGGCATCCAAAGAAGAAAAGTTTGTAAACAAAACGAGCCGGGCTTGTTAGCATTGTAGGCCTGCAACCTGTTCGAACGAAATGGGCAGCTCTTATTCCGAGTGGGCTGGCTTTGGCATCTAGCCGTAGCGTACTTGATCGAGGCTGTAAAGATTTCTTTTGATCCGGAGCCTGTAAAGACTAAAGAGTAATCGGACCAGAACGTGGTGCTCTGCAGTCAGAGCAGTACAAACTTCACTTGCCCTGTCACCCATAAGGTCATCGAAAGCTACAAAACAGAACCCATCGCGCCGTTCTCGAAAAATTAAAGAATCCATCACATGGCGAGGTATGTAAATTATCACTACGCATGCATCGCAATaaacatataaaaaatgttagGTATTTAGGTAGTCTCAACGTCATTTAAAAATACGTTCAGATAACCTACTCTAATCACTTGGTATAAGCCTGATTGGACTAACAAGCTGATGAAGACCCTCAAACTCTAATTAATTTGGTGTCATGTCATGTACCAGCTGGTTGCTTACGCTCCTTTCAAGATTCCGGTCCCGTGATCGAGTCGATCAACTTGAATATTTGCTGCGGCAACCAACCGCTACAATGCATATGTGAAACAAGTCTTCACAATAGATACTGATAGTTTTCTCTTACACATTTTCCGTGGCTTGCTTGACTCACTCGGCAGGCAGGAAGAGAATCCTTTAGTTTTTCTCTCACCAACTAAAACACTAAAAACACCCCACGCAGAGCTAGTACGACAAACCCGGCGGACGCCTCAGCCCGTAATGGCGTTGCCCGATTCTTCACAACCTCTAGCTAATAATCCGGACAAACCAACCTGCGAAATTAAACTCACATAGTACTTAACACATTTAGCTAGGAAGCCGGCTTTAACGTCCCGATCGAGCTGGAGCTTGCCGTCGCTCTCCAGCAGCACCGACCGGCCGGATCAGCGAATCTTCCCACGTTACTTCGTCGTCTATGTGGCATAGCGTAGTGTGAGCTAGCCAGCCGGAACGGGACGGACAGATACAGGCTACAGCTAGCGCAAGTCTTCGCCCCTCGCGATCTGGCATGCAACTTGCGGTTTAATCGATCGATCAGTTCGTGGCGCCCATTtccaccttcttctccttgccgtcgtcggcgccgtTGCTCCCCTGCTGCTTGTGCGTGGCCGTGTTGCCGAACAGCGCGCTCATGTCCTCCAGCGTGCGCCCGCGTGTCTCCGGGAGGtaggtgaagaagaagacccAGGCGAGCGAGGCGATGCCtgcgaagaggaagaaggcgccgCCGATGGTGATGGCCTTGGAGAGCGAGATGAATGTCATGGAGATGACCCCACTGGTCAGGCGGTTGGCCGCGACGCCGAGCGAGCAGCCCAGCGCGCGCACGTGCAGCGGGAAGATCTCGGAGCTGTAGACCCACGTGATGGGCCCGAGCCcgatggagaagaaggccacgTAGGCCAGGATGCAGAGGATGCAGAGCGCGATGGCCCACGGGATCTGCTCGTCCGGGTGCCGGCTGACCACGGTGAGCCCCGCGGCGAGGCCCACGAGCGACACGATCATGCCGCCCGTGCTgctcagcagcagcggccTCCTGCCGACGCGGTCCAGGAGGAAGGTGGCCACCAGGATGAAGACCGTCTTGGTGACCCCGACGGCGCAGGTGGTGCCCAGGAGCCTGTTCTCGTTGGTGATGCCGGCGCTCTTGAACACGCGCGGGCTGTAGAGCACCACGGCGTCGATGCCCGACGCCTGCTGGAAGAAGTGGATGCCGATCCCGGAGATGAGGATGTGCCGCATGGCCGAGGTCGGGGACAGGATGAGCTCCTTCCACACCCGCTTCTCCTCGCTGCCCCCTTTCTTGGGCACCTCCACGATGTCGCCGTCCAGGTCCTGGGGGATCCCCGCGGCGTCCTTGATGTCCGCCAGGCGCTCCGCGGCCTCCTCGGGGGTGTCCGAGGTCTTGGCCAGGACGACCTTGGCGTCGGCCAGGCGGCCCTTCATGACGAGCCACCGGGGCGACTCCGGCATGCCGAGCACCATGAACGCCAGCAGCACGGACGGGGCGGCCCCGATGCCGAGCATGACTCGCCAGCCGAGGCGGAGCGAGAGGCGTGAGAAGGCGTAGTTGGAGACGTAGCCCAGGAGgatgccgaagttgatgaacaCCTCGGGGAAGGAGGTGAGGAAGCCACGGGCGGAGGCCGGTGACACCTCGGCCGTGTACACGGGCGCGATCA
This is a stretch of genomic DNA from Brachypodium distachyon strain Bd21 chromosome 1, Brachypodium_distachyon_v3.0, whole genome shotgun sequence. It encodes these proteins:
- the LOC100838875 gene encoding polyol transporter 5, giving the protein MEGSSMASASLPEAVEPKKSNFKYAFTCSILASMATIVLGYDVGVMSGASLYIKKDLQITDVQVEILIGILSLYALVGSFAASRTSDWIGRRVTVVFAATIFFTGSLLMGFAVNYAMLMVGRFVTGIGVGYAIMVAPVYTAEVSPASARGFLTSFTEVFINFGILLGYVSNYAFARLPLRLGWRVMLGIGAAPSALLALMVFGMPESPRWLVMKGRLADAKVVLDKTSDTPEEAAERLADIKAAAGIPKDMDGDVVTVPKKSGEEEKRVWKELLLSPSPAMRRILLAALGIHFFQQATGSDSVVLYSPRVFKSAGIADDDHLLGVTCAVGVTKTLFILVATFLLDRVGRRPLLLTSTAGMLVALVGLATGLTVVGRHPGDKIPWAIALCVLSVLAYVSFFSVGLGPITSVYTAEVFPLRVRALGFAVGAACNRVTSAAVSMSFLSLSKAITIGGSFFLYAGITAIGVAFFFVFIPETRGQPLEDIGKLFGMTDTAVVEKAEDTAAKDKANVEMS
- the LOC100838566 gene encoding polyol transporter 5, which encodes MASDALTEAGQPKKKGNVRFAFACAILASMTSILLGYDIGVMSGASLFIKKDLQISDVQVEVLMGILNVYSLIGSFAAGRTSDWIGRRYTIVFAAVIFFAGALVMGFSVNYLMLMFGRFVAGIGVGYALMIAPVYTAEVSPASARGFLTSFPEVFINFGILLGYVSNYAFSRLSLRLGWRVMLGIGAAPSVLLAFMVLGMPESPRWLVMKGRLADAKVVLAKTSDTPEEAAERLADIKDAAGIPQDLDGDIVEVPKKGGSEEKRVWKELILSPTSAMRHILISGIGIHFFQQASGIDAVVLYSPRVFKSAGITNENRLLGTTCAVGVTKTVFILVATFLLDRVGRRPLLLSSTGGMIVSLVGLAAGLTVVSRHPDEQIPWAIALCILCILAYVAFFSIGLGPITWVYSSEIFPLHVRALGCSLGVAANRLTSGVISMTFISLSKAITIGGAFFLFAGIASLAWVFFFTYLPETRGRTLEDMSALFGNTATHKQQGSNGADDGKEKKVEMGATN